Part of the Xanthomonas sp. SI genome is shown below.
GCCAGTGCGCGGCGATGTTGTGCACGCTGATGAACACGCAGATCGCGGCGAAGTGCGCGCTGCGCAGCGGCCAGCGGCGGTCGTGCCAGACCAGCCAGACGATGCCCAGCACCGCCAGCGAACTATGCATCGCCTGTTCCGCCGGCCACAGCGGATGCACCCAGCTGGCGGCGAACACCGCCAGGGTCAGCGCCAGCCAGGCGCGCTTGCCCGCCGCCATGCGGCTCAGCCGATGTGCACGCGTTCGCCGGCGCCGGCCGCCACCACCGCGCCGATCTGCCAATGCGCCAGGCCCAGCGTGTCCAGGCTGCGTTCCAGCGCGGCGACCTGGTCGGGCGCGGCCACCAGCACGAAGCCGATGCCGCAGTTGAAGGTGCGCCACATCTCGCTGTCGGCGACCGCGCCTTCGCGCTGCAGCCACTCGAACACCGGCGGCAGGGTCCAGGCGCTGGCACGGATGTCCAGGCCCAGGCCGTCGGGGATCACGCGGATGATGTTCTCGGTCAGGCCGCCGCCGGTGATGTGCGCCATCGCGTGGATGCCGTCGGCGTGCGCGCCGCGCAGCAGCGACAGGATCGGCTTGACGTACAGCGCGGTCGGCGCCATCAGCGCGTCGGCCAGGGTGGTGTCGCCGAGCTGCAGTTCGGCCGGGCGCCCGGCGCGGTCGTAGATGCGGCGGACCAGCGAATAGCCGTTGGAGTGCGGGCCGGAGGAGGCGATGCCGATCAGCACGTCGCCCTGGCGCACCTTGGCGCCGTCGAGCAGCTGCGACTTCTCCACCGCGCCGACGGTGAAGCCGGCCAGGTCGTACTCGCCCGGCGGGTACATGTCGGGCATTTCCGCGGTCTCGCCGCCGATCAGCGCGCAACCGGCCAGTTCGCAGCCGCGGGCGATGCCGCCGACCACCGCCACCGTGGTCTCCACGTCGAGCTTGCCGGTGGCGAAGTAGTCCAGGAAGAACAGCGGCTCGGCGCCCTGCACCA
Proteins encoded:
- the purM gene encoding phosphoribosylformylglycinamidine cyclo-ligase → MTYRDAGVDIDAGNAVVERIKPLVKRSFRPEVMGGLGGFGALFDLSGKYREPVLVSGTDGVGTKLKLAQQLGRHDSIGIDLVGMCVNDVLVQGAEPLFFLDYFATGKLDVETTVAVVGGIARGCELAGCALIGGETAEMPDMYPPGEYDLAGFTVGAVEKSQLLDGAKVRQGDVLIGIASSGPHSNGYSLVRRIYDRAGRPAELQLGDTTLADALMAPTALYVKPILSLLRGAHADGIHAMAHITGGGLTENIIRVIPDGLGLDIRASAWTLPPVFEWLQREGAVADSEMWRTFNCGIGFVLVAAPDQVAALERSLDTLGLAHWQIGAVVAAGAGERVHIG